A single window of Caldimicrobium thiodismutans DNA harbors:
- the murJ gene encoding murein biosynthesis integral membrane protein MurJ: protein MSSIEKVTKGATSVTVAVFISRILGLLREQVLAYFFGAGKAMDAYVVGYRIPNLLRDLFAEGALAGAFVKVFTATTEKEGLERAFKKASILISNFLLILLIIVLIGFFLAPIIVSVIAPAFKTDSSKFALTVSLTRVMMPFLLFISLSAIFAGLLNSIGIFFLPALSSGFFNLSSILIGVFGYYLLLSYGYEPIFAMAFGVTLGGLLQALMQYPLLKKKGFTFRFKVDFTLPEFYEILRLIFPVIIGFSAVQINIFINTFFATSCGEGAVSWYSYAFRIMYVPLGLFGVGLSQALLPELTRNITQGNFSLARETYGRALIVSLSLSLPSALGLFLLSEEIVKILFERGAFKPEDTLWTSEILKIFSLALPFYGLSKATVPLFYALNRTGVPAAGSFLAVFINLLIILFTIKIFGIKGVALGTTGGLFAQCLFLLFLSFRYLGFPEKEFFLRSLLTFFISLIALSGVILFSKSFLFSPGLRLIFAIPLGAFVFIIICKFLGPKETYIFYKKLLRK from the coding sequence GTGTCTTCAATTGAAAAGGTCACTAAGGGTGCAACATCAGTTACCGTCGCTGTTTTCATAAGCCGAATTCTTGGCCTTCTCAGGGAACAGGTGCTTGCTTACTTCTTTGGGGCTGGAAAGGCTATGGACGCCTATGTTGTGGGATACCGTATCCCCAATCTTCTTCGCGATCTCTTTGCAGAAGGAGCCCTTGCAGGAGCCTTTGTAAAGGTTTTCACAGCAACCACTGAAAAGGAGGGCCTCGAAAGGGCCTTTAAAAAAGCCTCCATCCTTATCTCTAATTTTTTGCTAATCCTCTTAATAATAGTTCTTATAGGTTTTTTTCTTGCACCAATAATTGTCTCTGTGATTGCTCCTGCTTTTAAGACTGATTCCTCAAAGTTTGCTTTAACCGTTTCTCTTACCCGTGTTATGATGCCCTTTCTTCTCTTTATCAGCCTTTCCGCAATCTTTGCAGGGCTTTTAAACTCCATAGGAATATTTTTTCTTCCTGCCCTTTCCTCAGGTTTTTTTAATCTTTCCTCAATTTTAATCGGGGTTTTTGGGTATTATTTACTCCTTTCTTATGGATATGAACCCATTTTTGCCATGGCTTTCGGAGTAACCCTTGGAGGCCTCCTTCAGGCCCTTATGCAGTATCCTTTGCTTAAGAAAAAAGGATTCACCTTTAGATTCAAAGTTGATTTTACTCTGCCTGAATTTTATGAAATTCTCAGACTAATTTTTCCTGTTATCATAGGATTTTCTGCGGTTCAGATAAATATCTTTATTAATACCTTTTTTGCCACCTCCTGTGGGGAGGGGGCAGTTTCATGGTATAGCTATGCCTTTAGAATTATGTATGTGCCTTTAGGGCTTTTTGGGGTTGGCCTTTCTCAAGCCCTATTGCCTGAATTAACAAGAAACATTACCCAGGGAAATTTTTCTCTTGCAAGGGAAACCTATGGAAGAGCCCTGATTGTATCTTTAAGCCTCTCTTTACCCTCAGCCTTAGGATTATTCTTACTCTCCGAAGAGATTGTCAAGATTCTTTTTGAAAGAGGAGCCTTTAAGCCAGAGGATACCTTGTGGACCTCAGAGATTCTTAAAATTTTTTCTTTAGCCCTTCCCTTTTATGGTCTTTCAAAGGCTACAGTTCCCCTTTTTTATGCTCTAAATCGGACAGGTGTTCCTGCAGCAGGGTCCTTTCTTGCTGTTTTCATAAATCTTTTGATAATCCTTTTTACTATAAAAATATTTGGAATAAAAGGGGTAGCCCTTGGAACCACTGGGGGGCTTTTTGCCCAATGCCTTTTTCTTTTATTTTTAAGTTTTAGATACCTTGGTTTTCCTGAAAAAGAATTTTTCCTGCGAAGCTTGTTAACCTTTTTTATTTCTCTTATAGCCCTCTCTGGAGTTATTTTATTCAGTAAGAGTTTTCTTTTCTCTCCCGGTCTCAGACTAATTTTTGCCATACCCTTAGGAGCCTTTGTGTTTATTATAATTTGTAAGTTTTTAGGTCCAAAGGAAACTTATATTTTTTATAAAAAGTTATTAAGAAAATAA
- the pstB gene encoding phosphate ABC transporter ATP-binding protein PstB, producing the protein MKVEIEIRNLNFYYAGKIHALKNINLQIQKNKVTALIGPSGCGKTTLLRCLNRIHDLYPGNRYEGEIIFEGKNILAREIDLIELRSRIGMVFQKPTPFPMSIFDNVAYGLRLRGIKNKKELQERVEKALKEAALWEEVKDKLNQSALGLSGGQQQRLCIARAIAVEPEVLLFDEPTSALDPISTGKIEDLIIQLKSKITIVIVTHNMQQAARISDQTAFMYLGELIEIGSTEKIFTNPEKKLTEEYITGRFG; encoded by the coding sequence TTGAAGGTTGAAATTGAGATTAGGAACCTCAATTTTTATTATGCAGGAAAAATTCACGCCTTAAAAAACATAAATCTCCAGATTCAAAAAAACAAGGTAACCGCCCTTATCGGGCCCTCAGGCTGTGGAAAGACTACTCTTTTGCGATGTCTAAACCGGATTCATGACCTTTATCCAGGCAATCGCTATGAAGGAGAAATAATCTTTGAAGGAAAAAATATTCTTGCACGGGAGATTGATCTTATTGAGCTTAGATCAAGGATTGGGATGGTTTTTCAAAAGCCCACTCCATTCCCTATGAGCATCTTTGATAATGTGGCTTATGGTTTAAGACTCCGGGGGATTAAGAATAAAAAAGAGCTTCAAGAAAGAGTGGAAAAGGCCTTAAAAGAAGCGGCTCTCTGGGAGGAGGTAAAGGATAAACTCAATCAAAGTGCTCTTGGCTTATCAGGTGGGCAACAGCAGAGGCTTTGCATAGCCCGGGCCATTGCAGTTGAGCCAGAGGTCTTACTTTTTGATGAACCAACCTCTGCCCTTGACCCTATCTCCACAGGAAAGATAGAAGACCTTATTATTCAACTCAAGAGCAAGATAACTATCGTAATTGTGACCCATAATATGCAGCAGGCAGCTCGCATTTCAGATCAAACAGCTTTTATGTATTTGGGAGAACTTATTGAAATCGGATCAACAGAAAAGATTTTTACGAATCCTGAGAAAAAGCTTACCGAAGAATACATAACCGGAAGATTTGGTTAA
- the pstA gene encoding phosphate ABC transporter permease PstA, which yields MIKKRKILNNIALFFCILTAIWGLFWLFFILIDVIRHGLTALTPSLILNDPAPPGIPGGGLKHAIIGHFFITLTATLIGVPLGILGGTFLAEYGRNLKVSRIISFLSDIMVSVPAIIVGAFVYALFVRPVGHFNALSGGLALAIIMIPVIVKTTENMLSLIPWTLREAAFALGAPYYKVIFQIVYRGAGVGIFTGVILAIARVTGEAAPLLFTSFNNAFTSYNLFQPMASLTVTIFQYAMGPYEDWHRQAWGASFLITLFILFLAVLGRYLIKRRFRS from the coding sequence ATGATAAAAAAAAGAAAAATTTTAAATAATATAGCCCTATTTTTTTGTATTTTGACCGCAATTTGGGGACTTTTTTGGCTTTTTTTTATTCTTATTGATGTTATTAGACATGGACTTACAGCTCTTACGCCCTCTTTAATTCTCAATGATCCAGCGCCTCCAGGTATTCCTGGAGGAGGATTAAAACACGCTATAATTGGTCACTTTTTTATTACCCTTACCGCTACACTAATTGGTGTCCCCTTAGGTATACTTGGTGGCACTTTTTTAGCGGAATATGGAAGGAATCTTAAGGTGTCCCGGATAATAAGTTTTCTTTCTGATATTATGGTAAGTGTACCAGCCATTATTGTGGGAGCTTTTGTATATGCCCTTTTTGTTAGGCCCGTTGGACATTTTAATGCCCTTTCAGGAGGGCTTGCCCTTGCTATTATTATGATTCCTGTAATTGTAAAAACTACAGAGAACATGCTTTCTCTTATTCCCTGGACCCTTAGAGAGGCAGCTTTTGCCCTCGGAGCTCCTTATTATAAGGTTATCTTTCAGATAGTTTATAGAGGGGCAGGGGTGGGGATCTTTACCGGAGTTATTCTTGCTATTGCCAGAGTTACAGGCGAGGCAGCACCTCTTCTCTTTACCTCCTTTAATAATGCCTTTACATCTTACAATCTCTTTCAACCCATGGCTTCTCTTACTGTAACTATTTTTCAATATGCAATGGGGCCTTATGAAGACTGGCATCGTCAGGCCTGGGGAGCTTCTTTTCTTATTACCCTTTTTATTTTGTTTCTTGCAGTTCTGGGAAGATACCTTATCAAGAGGAGGTTTAGGTCTTGA
- the pstC gene encoding phosphate ABC transporter permease subunit PstC translates to MKISPSKEHLFNLFFLIITFFAAFLIIFLLFGIFLILFKESFPAMQRFGFLNFILSSSWDPVKELFGGAIPLFGTLITSFLALIVAVPIALGIAVFITEVAPKAFKEIIGMAIELLAAIPSIIYGMWGLFTLAPLQAKYVEPFLQKTLGKLPLLGKLFSGTPLGIDLFTASLILSIMIIPFTASVARDAFQIVPSVLKESAYGIGATKWEVIKDVVFPYCKLGILGGIGLSLGRALGETMAVAFVLGNLNQFPTSLFSATATVTVKLANEFTEAEKDIHLAALFYLAFLLFLMSFTILALGKYFTERIKTK, encoded by the coding sequence ATGAAAATATCTCCCAGCAAGGAGCATCTTTTCAATCTTTTTTTTCTTATAATTACCTTTTTTGCCGCTTTTTTGATAATTTTTTTGCTTTTTGGAATTTTTCTAATCCTTTTTAAGGAATCCTTTCCAGCTATGCAAAGATTTGGTTTCCTGAATTTTATTCTATCTTCCTCTTGGGATCCTGTTAAAGAGCTTTTTGGGGGAGCCATTCCCTTGTTTGGCACCCTGATTACATCTTTTTTAGCTTTAATTGTTGCGGTTCCCATTGCTCTTGGAATTGCAGTTTTTATCACAGAGGTAGCCCCTAAGGCCTTTAAAGAAATTATAGGAATGGCAATAGAGCTTTTGGCTGCTATTCCAAGCATAATTTATGGTATGTGGGGGCTTTTTACCCTTGCCCCTCTCCAGGCAAAATATGTGGAGCCCTTTCTTCAAAAAACCCTTGGCAAGCTCCCACTCCTGGGAAAACTCTTTTCCGGAACCCCTCTGGGAATAGATCTATTTACCGCAAGTCTTATCCTCAGCATTATGATAATTCCTTTTACAGCCTCAGTTGCCAGAGATGCCTTTCAGATTGTGCCCTCGGTTCTTAAGGAATCTGCCTATGGAATCGGGGCAACAAAATGGGAAGTAATAAAGGATGTGGTTTTTCCCTATTGCAAACTTGGAATACTTGGAGGAATCGGTCTTTCCCTCGGAAGAGCCCTTGGAGAGACCATGGCTGTTGCCTTTGTCCTTGGGAATCTGAATCAGTTTCCCACCTCACTTTTTTCAGCCACAGCCACAGTTACCGTTAAACTTGCAAATGAATTTACAGAAGCAGAAAAGGATATCCATCTTGCCGCCCTTTTTTATTTAGCCTTTCTTCTTTTCTTGATGAGCTTTACTATTCTTGCCCTTGGAAAATATTTTACAGAAAGAATTAAGACAAAATGA
- the pstS gene encoding phosphate ABC transporter substrate-binding protein PstS: protein MKGILFLFLIFLGILVSCKGKEEKSIPAGKTLNGAGATFPYPLYSTWAGAYYKETGIKVNYQSIGSGGGIRQIAERTVDFGASDMALKPEEVEEKKLLQFPAVVGGVVVAVNLPETGEKKLVLDGEALCKIYLGEIKSWSDAKLKALNPDFNLPDKPITPVYRSDGSGTTAIFTHYLSDVCKNWAKEVGYGTSVSFKTGLGAKGNEGVANYVKRTPYSLGYVEYAYAVQNKMQVADMKNAKGKVVSPSVEAFKEAASSAELNPEKHFYAWMTNAPGERAWPIAGATYILLAREKVETNKEVVKFFDWAYKKGDNVALQLHYVPLPEEVKEKIRNYWKSQGLY, encoded by the coding sequence ATGAAAGGAATTCTTTTTTTGTTTTTGATTTTTCTTGGTATTCTTGTTTCCTGCAAGGGGAAGGAAGAAAAGTCAATCCCTGCGGGGAAGACTTTAAATGGAGCCGGGGCCACCTTTCCCTATCCCCTTTATTCAACCTGGGCAGGTGCATATTATAAAGAAACGGGAATAAAGGTTAATTATCAGTCCATTGGCTCAGGAGGAGGAATTCGCCAGATTGCAGAAAGAACTGTTGACTTTGGGGCCTCAGATATGGCTTTGAAGCCTGAGGAGGTAGAAGAAAAAAAGCTTTTGCAGTTTCCTGCTGTGGTGGGAGGGGTAGTTGTGGCTGTAAATTTACCAGAGACAGGGGAGAAGAAATTAGTCTTGGATGGTGAGGCCCTTTGCAAGATCTATCTTGGGGAGATCAAATCATGGTCAGATGCTAAATTAAAGGCCTTAAATCCAGATTTTAATTTACCTGATAAGCCTATTACTCCGGTTTATCGTTCAGATGGATCTGGCACAACCGCTATTTTTACCCATTATTTAAGTGATGTTTGTAAGAATTGGGCAAAAGAAGTAGGCTATGGCACCTCTGTTAGCTTTAAGACAGGGCTTGGAGCCAAAGGAAATGAGGGTGTGGCAAATTATGTCAAAAGAACCCCTTATAGTCTTGGCTATGTGGAATATGCTTATGCAGTGCAAAACAAGATGCAGGTTGCTGATATGAAAAATGCTAAGGGAAAAGTGGTATCTCCTTCTGTGGAGGCCTTTAAAGAGGCTGCAAGTTCTGCTGAGCTCAACCCTGAAAAACATTTTTATGCCTGGATGACCAATGCTCCGGGCGAAAGGGCCTGGCCTATTGCTGGAGCTACCTATATTTTACTTGCAAGAGAAAAAGTGGAAACTAACAAAGAGGTGGTTAAATTTTTTGACTGGGCCTATAAGAAAGGAGACAATGTAGCCTTACAGCTTCACTATGTGCCTCTACCTGAAGAAGTTAAAGAAAAAATCAGGAATTACTGGAAAAGCCAAGGCCTCTATTAA
- a CDS encoding cation:proton antiporter domain-containing protein translates to MSPGFLDYNIAMLQEFLSTLLLAFLVALPISYLSARLKLPPLVGFLLSGLLVGPAGFSLVKDPHLIENLAELGVIFLMFLLGVEFSLKKLLAYRKEVLWGGLLQVFFTLGVTSLLSFLFLKKPLPQSLFYGALIAFSSTAVVLKLLMERGELNSPYGRYIFGILIFQDLSVILVMLFLPLLAGEGVSYTLILLTLTKSFGILVGIFLVSFRLVPFLLDMVMKTRSREIFLISLFLIALGTALLSYKLGLSMALGAFLAGIIISESDYAYQVMAEVKPLKDLFMALFFISVGMLLDPKVLLDNPLLSLSSFGLVVLLKVGIIFGVVMFLSKNMRLSLLSSLYLFQIGEFSFVLALEGEKLGLFSSEAFYQLFIGISILTLLATPFVVTSAHRFSEFLLRRILPQKLGLIQKIREREEEHLSGHTVVVGYGICGKNVVYGLKLLKIPYIILELNPATVRIYKKKGEPIYFADATHPEILKKFGLERARALVVAISDHIAVRKIIQVARTLNPHLYIIARTQFVTEIDELLMLGANEVVPEEFEASIELFIRVLEFYKIPQNLLKELTDELRKGHYQALRKEGPLSLVDIPTEEWWRILNFENYLIKEGSPLTGLSIKNLDLRAKTGATILAIQRNKEILLNPSPDILLQKGDILILTGRKEDLRKAMEYLENPISAWY, encoded by the coding sequence TTGAGTCCTGGTTTTTTAGACTATAATATAGCTATGCTTCAGGAATTTCTCTCAACATTACTTTTAGCTTTTCTGGTGGCCTTACCTATAAGTTATCTCTCTGCAAGATTAAAGCTGCCTCCCTTAGTTGGATTTTTGCTAAGTGGTCTTTTAGTTGGTCCAGCTGGATTTTCATTGGTAAAGGATCCCCATTTAATTGAAAATTTAGCAGAGCTCGGGGTTATTTTTTTGATGTTTCTTTTGGGGGTTGAATTTTCCCTTAAAAAGCTTTTGGCTTATAGAAAAGAGGTTCTCTGGGGAGGCCTTTTGCAGGTCTTTTTTACCTTAGGGGTTACCTCTTTACTTTCTTTTTTATTTCTCAAAAAACCTCTTCCCCAGTCCCTTTTTTACGGTGCTCTCATTGCCTTTAGCAGCACCGCTGTAGTATTAAAACTTTTAATGGAAAGAGGGGAGTTGAATTCTCCTTACGGAAGATACATCTTTGGAATCCTGATCTTTCAGGATCTCTCAGTAATACTGGTTATGCTTTTTCTTCCCCTCCTTGCTGGTGAGGGAGTTTCTTATACTCTCATACTTTTAACTTTAACGAAGTCCTTTGGAATTTTGGTCGGGATCTTCTTAGTGAGTTTCAGACTTGTTCCCTTTCTTTTGGATATGGTGATGAAGACCAGAAGCAGGGAGATATTTTTGATTAGTCTCTTTTTAATTGCGCTGGGAACAGCTCTACTCAGTTATAAACTTGGACTTTCTATGGCTCTGGGAGCTTTTTTAGCTGGTATTATTATTTCAGAATCCGATTATGCCTATCAGGTGATGGCAGAGGTAAAGCCTCTTAAAGATCTCTTCATGGCTTTATTTTTTATTTCTGTGGGAATGCTTTTAGATCCAAAGGTCCTTCTTGATAATCCTTTGTTGAGCTTATCTTCCTTTGGTTTGGTTGTCCTTCTGAAAGTAGGGATAATCTTTGGGGTAGTTATGTTCTTAAGTAAGAATATGCGACTTTCTTTACTTTCTTCACTTTATCTTTTCCAGATAGGAGAGTTTTCCTTTGTGCTTGCCCTTGAGGGGGAAAAATTGGGTCTTTTTTCCTCTGAAGCCTTTTATCAGCTCTTTATTGGAATATCTATTCTTACCCTTCTGGCTACACCTTTTGTGGTAACCAGTGCACATCGCTTTTCTGAGTTCCTTTTGAGACGAATATTACCTCAAAAATTAGGGCTTATTCAAAAAATAAGGGAAAGAGAGGAGGAGCACTTAAGTGGACATACTGTAGTTGTGGGATATGGAATTTGTGGCAAAAATGTGGTTTATGGATTAAAGCTTTTAAAAATCCCCTATATTATTTTGGAACTAAATCCTGCTACTGTACGCATCTATAAGAAAAAGGGAGAGCCTATTTATTTTGCTGATGCCACCCATCCTGAAATATTAAAAAAATTTGGGCTTGAGAGGGCGAGAGCTTTAGTGGTTGCCATCAGTGATCATATTGCTGTAAGGAAAATCATTCAGGTAGCCCGGACTTTAAATCCCCATCTTTACATCATTGCTCGCACCCAGTTTGTAACGGAAATTGATGAGCTTTTAATGCTTGGTGCCAATGAAGTTGTGCCTGAGGAATTTGAGGCCTCTATTGAGCTTTTTATCCGAGTCCTTGAATTTTATAAAATCCCCCAAAATCTGTTAAAAGAATTAACTGATGAGCTTCGCAAGGGACATTATCAGGCCTTAAGAAAAGAAGGTCCATTATCTCTTGTCGATATACCTACGGAGGAATGGTGGAGAATCCTAAACTTTGAGAATTACTTAATAAAGGAGGGGAGTCCCCTTACTGGACTTTCCATTAAAAATCTTGATTTAAGAGCCAAAACCGGGGCAACCATTCTTGCCATCCAAAGAAATAAAGAAATTTTACTTAATCCCTCTCCAGATATCCTTCTTCAGAAAGGAGATATCCTTATACTTACAGGGAGAAAAGAAGATCTAAGGAAGGCGATGGAATATCTTGAAAATCCTATTTCAGCCTGGTATTAG